A genomic segment from Luteolibacter ambystomatis encodes:
- a CDS encoding alpha/beta hydrolase: MFRDEAVSPFGGLNSTAFTHLRDLDYAGHGNPAQTLDLLLPPRGDGPPHPVVIYIHGGSWDSGEKEDGLVPLSLLASGDFALVSINYRLTGEARWPAPLEDARAALAFLRENAATWHLDPERIGIVGVSAGGQIAGMLGTHAPGTTAPDGIRCVASFFGPTDFLSLVGHPESLEPEEAAFAERFFGIAGPDLLETARRASPVNWVGPDAAPFLLIHGTEDEVVPFSQSEGMHAALLHAGVESTMIPVAGAGHGFFVPALLEPVRQFLGRHLLDRADALPRRRAG, from the coding sequence ATGTTCAGGGATGAAGCCGTTAGCCCCTTTGGCGGTCTGAATTCCACCGCCTTCACCCACCTGCGGGATCTCGACTACGCGGGCCACGGCAATCCCGCCCAGACGCTGGACCTGCTGCTGCCGCCACGCGGTGACGGCCCACCCCATCCGGTGGTCATCTACATCCACGGCGGATCCTGGGACTCCGGAGAGAAGGAAGACGGTCTCGTGCCTCTGAGCCTGCTGGCCAGCGGTGACTTCGCGCTGGTCAGCATCAACTACCGGCTCACGGGCGAGGCACGCTGGCCAGCCCCCTTGGAAGATGCCCGCGCCGCACTCGCCTTTCTCCGGGAAAACGCCGCCACCTGGCATCTCGATCCGGAGCGGATCGGCATCGTGGGCGTATCCGCGGGCGGACAGATCGCGGGCATGCTCGGCACCCATGCGCCCGGGACGACCGCCCCGGACGGCATCCGCTGCGTGGCCAGCTTCTTCGGACCCACCGATTTCCTCTCGCTGGTGGGCCATCCCGAGTCATTGGAGCCGGAAGAGGCGGCGTTCGCGGAACGGTTTTTCGGCATCGCGGGACCTGACCTGTTGGAAACGGCGCGGCGCGCCTCACCCGTGAACTGGGTGGGGCCGGACGCCGCCCCTTTCCTGCTGATCCATGGCACCGAGGACGAGGTCGTGCCGTTTTCCCAATCCGAGGGGATGCATGCCGCCCTGCTGCATGCCGGGGTGGAAAGTACGATGATTCCCGTAGCTGGAGCCGGCCACGGCTTTTTCGTCCCCGCCTTGCTGGAGCCGGTACGCCAGTTCCTCGGCAGGCACCTGCTGGATCGGGCCGATGCCCTGCCGCGACGGCGCGCGGGATGA
- a CDS encoding glycoside hydrolase family 36 protein, translating to MLRYPLILLAVVAATGSTLGVEAPSLLQLLRDSPGRVILEDGSSASADVALVRKDEGAVSRWAVVNKGKAAVKIREVVLYDGDHGLPGDTPLHGEGFTKLSQTAGMLEKPVDLDTYTDRAHYKIPEPDRLRTVYSVVTLAPAGKQRLLLGFSSCRRFTGRFGFDGKRLRVSEDTENLTLEAGKTWMLEDFMAAAGEDREALYDGFTAAISKNHPRLKHDPVPTGWSSWICFGPGVTAKNVSDNSRWMKENLPGLRYVQIDDGYQPWMGDWLETGKAFGGGVQEVLKGIRKDGLEPALWVAPFVASPQSRLFKEHPEWFVTGDDGKPLPSNKIGFGGWRMGPWYALDGTHPGALKWLEETFRTLHRDWGVTYFKLDANYWGAIHGGHHHDPNATRVEAYRRGMEAILRGAGDSFILGCNHPLWPSLGLIHGSRASMDVAPSWKSFKDTGRENLYRNWQNGRLWWNDPDSLLLGTKSADVMGPDGKPVGKGGVTLDETLFHATLLRATGGMLLSGDNLPSLPPDRIALLQKSIPPTGRPFRFADESFALGRLQDAGREWVAVFNWDDQPADREVTFGGKAKLTDYWSGGDLGEHGGSFKLSAMPPHSGRLLEIVPVK from the coding sequence ATGCTCCGCTATCCTTTGATCCTTCTGGCCGTCGTGGCGGCCACCGGTTCCACCCTTGGGGTGGAAGCTCCGTCGTTGCTTCAACTTCTCCGCGACAGCCCCGGTCGTGTAATTCTGGAGGATGGTTCCTCCGCGTCGGCGGACGTGGCGCTCGTTCGCAAGGATGAAGGCGCCGTCTCACGGTGGGCCGTGGTGAACAAGGGCAAGGCCGCGGTGAAGATCCGCGAGGTGGTGCTATACGACGGCGATCACGGCTTGCCCGGGGATACTCCGCTGCACGGCGAGGGCTTCACGAAGCTGTCCCAGACTGCGGGCATGCTGGAGAAACCGGTGGATCTCGATACCTACACCGATCGTGCCCACTACAAGATTCCGGAGCCGGACCGGCTCCGCACCGTTTACAGCGTGGTGACGCTGGCTCCCGCCGGGAAGCAGCGGTTGTTGCTGGGCTTTTCCTCCTGCCGGCGTTTCACCGGGCGCTTCGGCTTCGATGGCAAGCGGCTCCGCGTTTCCGAGGATACGGAGAACCTCACGCTGGAGGCCGGCAAGACTTGGATGCTGGAGGACTTCATGGCCGCTGCCGGAGAGGACCGCGAGGCGCTCTACGACGGGTTCACCGCGGCCATTTCGAAGAATCATCCGCGTCTGAAGCACGATCCAGTGCCGACCGGCTGGAGCTCGTGGATCTGCTTCGGCCCGGGTGTCACCGCGAAGAACGTGTCCGACAATTCCCGCTGGATGAAGGAGAACCTGCCCGGCCTGCGCTACGTGCAGATCGATGACGGCTATCAGCCGTGGATGGGGGATTGGCTGGAAACCGGCAAGGCCTTCGGCGGCGGCGTGCAGGAGGTGCTGAAGGGCATCCGCAAGGATGGGCTCGAGCCCGCGCTGTGGGTCGCACCCTTCGTGGCCAGCCCGCAATCGAGGCTTTTCAAGGAGCATCCGGAATGGTTCGTGACCGGGGACGATGGCAAGCCGCTGCCCTCGAACAAGATCGGCTTCGGCGGCTGGCGGATGGGTCCATGGTATGCGCTCGATGGCACCCACCCGGGTGCGCTGAAGTGGCTGGAGGAAACCTTCCGCACCCTCCACCGCGATTGGGGGGTGACCTATTTCAAACTGGATGCGAACTATTGGGGCGCGATCCACGGCGGCCACCACCACGATCCGAACGCAACCCGTGTGGAAGCCTACCGCCGCGGCATGGAGGCGATCCTGCGCGGCGCGGGGGACAGCTTCATCCTCGGATGCAATCATCCGCTGTGGCCTTCGCTCGGGCTCATCCACGGCTCACGCGCGAGCATGGACGTGGCTCCCTCGTGGAAGTCCTTCAAGGACACTGGTCGCGAAAACCTCTACCGGAACTGGCAGAACGGCCGCCTGTGGTGGAACGACCCGGACAGCCTGCTGCTGGGAACCAAGAGCGCCGACGTGATGGGGCCGGACGGCAAGCCCGTCGGCAAGGGCGGAGTCACTCTGGATGAGACTCTCTTCCACGCGACCCTGCTGCGCGCCACCGGTGGCATGCTGCTGAGCGGCGACAATTTACCATCGCTCCCGCCGGACCGGATCGCGCTGCTGCAGAAGTCCATCCCGCCGACCGGCCGACCGTTCCGGTTCGCCGACGAATCCTTCGCGCTCGGCCGCCTTCAGGACGCGGGGCGTGAGTGGGTGGCCGTCTTCAACTGGGACGACCAGCCCGCCGACCGCGAGGTGACCTTCGGAGGCAAGGCGAAGCTCACCGACTATTGGAGCGGCGGTGATCTCGGCGAACACGGGGGCTCCTTCAAGCTTTCCGCCATGCCACCGCATTCCGGGCGGCTGCTGGAGATCGTGCCGGTGAAGTGA
- the trpA gene encoding tryptophan synthase subunit alpha, translating into MNRIDATFARLRSEGKKAFVAYVAAGDPGFEASLEILKDLAAAGADIIELGLPFSDPLADGIVNQMAADRALKAGMTTAKSLELIRRFRETHETPIVLFTYLNPIFTYGYERFHQDAAAAGADGILLLDLPPDEADQNTDLARGEGLKHIRLIAPTTPADRVGLLAKSAEGFIYALSRTGVTGGHVAPSANIAAQVAAIKAHTDTPVCVGFGITTPDQAKMVAESADGVIVGSAIVKQVELHPDRAAAAVREFTAPLIAATKSA; encoded by the coding sequence ATGAACCGCATCGACGCCACTTTCGCCCGCCTCCGTTCCGAAGGGAAAAAAGCCTTCGTCGCCTACGTGGCCGCCGGTGATCCGGGATTCGAGGCCTCGCTGGAGATCCTCAAGGACCTCGCGGCCGCTGGAGCGGACATCATCGAGCTGGGCCTGCCGTTCTCCGATCCGCTTGCGGACGGCATCGTCAACCAGATGGCCGCGGACCGCGCGCTCAAGGCGGGCATGACCACCGCGAAGTCGCTGGAACTCATCCGCCGCTTCCGCGAGACGCATGAGACGCCCATCGTCCTCTTCACCTACCTCAATCCAATCTTCACCTACGGCTACGAGCGTTTCCACCAGGACGCCGCCGCTGCCGGGGCCGATGGCATCCTGCTGCTGGACCTGCCGCCGGACGAAGCCGACCAGAATACCGATCTCGCCCGGGGCGAGGGCCTCAAGCACATCCGCCTGATCGCCCCCACCACCCCCGCCGACCGCGTGGGGCTGCTGGCGAAGAGCGCGGAGGGCTTCATCTACGCACTCTCCCGCACCGGCGTGACGGGTGGCCACGTGGCTCCCTCCGCGAACATCGCCGCCCAGGTCGCCGCGATCAAGGCCCACACCGATACGCCGGTGTGCGTCGGCTTCGGCATCACCACACCCGACCAGGCCAAAATGGTTGCGGAATCCGCGGATGGCGTGATCGTCGGCTCGGCGATCGTCAAGCAGGTGGAGCTTCACCCGGACCGCGCCGCAGCAGCCGTCCGCGAGTTCACCGCCCCCCTCATCGCCGCCACCAAGTCGGCCTGA
- the dapF gene encoding diaminopimelate epimerase, producing the protein MLLHFYKMNGAGNDFIVVDNRDLSLSAELDGDTIAALCDRHRGVGADGLLAVEPAENGADYKFRYYNADGGEAEMCGNGARCFGRFTAHLGEEMAERVTFETIAGTLAADMVGENVRIAMSEPKDLKLDTGVKIEDLEGDLHFLNTGVPHVVVFVDDLDETDVVEHGATIRFHEAFAPAGTNANFAKVLEPGHIAIRTYERGVEDETLACGTGMVASALIHHLLTGAPSPIQVDVEGGDTLEIGFEKTGDQTFTNVTLAGPADFVFEGEIEI; encoded by the coding sequence ATGCTCCTGCACTTCTACAAGATGAACGGTGCCGGCAACGATTTCATCGTCGTCGACAACCGCGACCTGTCCCTCTCCGCCGAACTCGATGGCGATACCATCGCCGCGCTCTGCGACCGCCACCGCGGTGTCGGCGCGGATGGCCTGCTGGCCGTGGAACCCGCCGAAAACGGCGCGGACTACAAGTTCCGCTATTACAATGCCGACGGCGGCGAGGCCGAGATGTGCGGCAATGGCGCCCGCTGCTTCGGCCGCTTCACCGCCCACCTCGGCGAGGAGATGGCGGAACGCGTCACCTTCGAAACCATCGCCGGCACCCTCGCCGCGGACATGGTCGGTGAGAACGTCCGTATCGCCATGTCCGAGCCGAAGGATCTGAAGCTGGACACCGGCGTGAAGATCGAGGACCTCGAAGGCGACCTCCATTTCCTGAACACCGGCGTTCCACACGTGGTCGTCTTCGTGGACGATCTCGATGAAACGGACGTCGTCGAACACGGCGCGACCATCCGCTTCCACGAAGCCTTCGCCCCGGCGGGCACCAACGCGAACTTCGCCAAGGTGCTGGAGCCCGGCCATATCGCCATCCGCACCTATGAGCGCGGCGTGGAGGATGAAACGCTCGCCTGCGGCACTGGCATGGTGGCCAGCGCGCTGATCCACCACCTCCTCACCGGTGCGCCTTCCCCGATCCAGGTGGACGTGGAAGGCGGTGACACGCTGGAAATCGGCTTCGAGAAGACCGGCGACCAGACTTTCACCAACGTGACCCTCGCAGGTCCGGCCGATTTCGTCTTCGAAGGCGAGATCGAGATCTGA
- a CDS encoding lamin tail domain-containing protein, with translation MKKSLVLAFAALAAGTLASNAAGLKITEVMYTGLYGEFVEITNTNAPGGASIDLTGYVYSDNHRATSGSNAVDLSAIGTLAPGKSAIITEADPSVFDTVWYGTFTGVTKPSGLVVVGNVTVNLGRNDEVNIYDSIGTLVDRLTYNDQATPGTDPAGPRTEEFSAVPGPSTVLGDNKFKNWVLSVVGTNSAWKSGNHNVSPNGNGTVGSPGIY, from the coding sequence ATGAAGAAATCCCTTGTTCTCGCGTTCGCGGCTCTTGCTGCCGGAACCCTCGCCTCCAACGCCGCCGGCCTCAAGATCACGGAAGTGATGTACACCGGCCTCTACGGTGAGTTCGTGGAAATCACCAACACCAACGCTCCTGGCGGTGCCTCCATCGACCTGACCGGCTATGTCTACTCCGACAACCACCGCGCCACCTCCGGTTCGAACGCCGTGGATCTCTCCGCGATCGGCACCCTTGCCCCGGGCAAGTCCGCCATCATCACGGAAGCCGATCCATCCGTGTTCGACACGGTGTGGTACGGCACCTTCACCGGTGTGACGAAGCCTTCCGGTCTCGTCGTCGTCGGCAACGTCACCGTCAACCTCGGCCGCAACGACGAGGTCAACATCTATGACAGCATCGGCACGCTCGTGGATCGCCTGACCTACAACGACCAGGCCACCCCGGGCACCGACCCGGCCGGCCCCCGCACCGAGGAATTCAGCGCCGTTCCGGGACCGTCCACCGTTCTTGGTGACAACAAGTTCAAGAACTGGGTGCTCTCCGTGGTGGGCACCAACAGCGCCTGGAAGTCCGGCAACCACAACGTGAGCCCGAACGGCAACGGCACCGTGGGCAGCCCGGGCATCTACTAA
- a CDS encoding SdiA-regulated domain-containing protein, with the protein MNAHPSILAAIPALAVAAQAAPLHDFTSARVYALDSICSEASGVAYSRNTDSLYVIGDEGGNFIELSKTGQVKSSMLLHNFNSSADPEGVAYLGNGRFMLALERMRRGYFIDYVPGAEATRINNTGPIFLGDGSVQDNIGLEGICYDPLTDSLWGVKERDPVMAYVMTGYTTNQPVVTMPIKGSKFINAGLSSMSDVYVLANCATFSASDPRRQNILFLGRDDKRIVEMTRTGTVVDTLDIAFLNRGTIEGLTMDDDGVLYLVSEQITAASPGQPSEGLSSRLIVLTPAPLKVMTSDIVRSGSQMTAALTWGSSVGVSYVIEYTPDLSSPWAAVSGVQTAVGAFTSATSAPVTGQKGFFRVRQTTP; encoded by the coding sequence ATGAACGCGCATCCATCCATCCTCGCCGCCATTCCCGCGCTGGCGGTGGCGGCTCAAGCGGCTCCCTTGCACGACTTCACTTCGGCGCGGGTGTACGCGCTCGACAGCATCTGCAGCGAAGCTTCCGGTGTGGCCTACAGCCGGAATACCGATTCGCTTTATGTGATCGGGGACGAAGGCGGGAACTTCATCGAGCTTTCGAAAACCGGTCAGGTGAAAAGCTCGATGCTGCTCCACAATTTCAACAGCTCCGCGGATCCCGAGGGCGTGGCATATCTGGGAAACGGGCGGTTCATGCTCGCGCTGGAGCGCATGCGCCGCGGTTACTTCATCGACTATGTGCCGGGGGCGGAGGCCACACGGATCAATAACACCGGGCCGATCTTCCTTGGTGACGGCAGCGTCCAGGACAACATCGGCCTGGAAGGCATCTGCTACGATCCTCTCACCGATTCGTTATGGGGGGTGAAGGAGCGTGATCCCGTCATGGCCTACGTGATGACCGGCTACACGACCAACCAGCCGGTGGTGACGATGCCGATCAAGGGCTCGAAGTTCATCAATGCGGGGCTATCGAGCATGTCCGACGTCTATGTCCTCGCGAATTGCGCCACGTTTTCCGCTTCCGATCCGCGGCGTCAGAACATTCTGTTCCTGGGGCGGGACGACAAGCGCATCGTCGAGATGACCCGCACGGGCACGGTGGTGGACACGCTGGACATCGCTTTCCTCAATCGTGGCACCATCGAGGGGCTCACGATGGATGACGATGGTGTCCTCTATCTGGTTTCCGAGCAAATCACGGCTGCAAGCCCGGGACAACCGAGCGAGGGACTGAGCTCCCGGCTCATCGTCCTGACTCCGGCACCGCTGAAGGTGATGACGTCCGATATCGTGCGGAGCGGCAGCCAGATGACGGCGGCTTTGACCTGGGGTTCCAGCGTCGGTGTCAGTTATGTGATCGAATACACGCCCGATCTTTCCAGCCCCTGGGCTGCCGTCAGCGGCGTGCAGACGGCGGTTGGAGCTTTCACTTCCGCCACCAGCGCTCCGGTGACCGGCCAGAAGGGTTTCTTCCGTGTGCGGCAGACGACTCCGTGA
- a CDS encoding PEP-CTERM sorting domain-containing protein, which yields MKSTAILACLALQAVFAISSHAALVVAWDMNNAPTGLNPPESWDQDDHVISSTLDTHGAVYQFNTTPGFYAGFGPSLNMSNYIGFTVKTTPGYQMNLTDLAYIVSADDASAGSHQWGYRIDNGSGFGAWTLSPVLTNATAIKTWDFSDFSTTGTVEFGFFATALATTNVVKPAAGAPNRNDLQLNGLVVTAVPEPSSVLLLSLGALGAFRRRR from the coding sequence ATGAAATCGACCGCCATTCTCGCCTGCCTCGCCCTGCAGGCCGTGTTTGCCATTTCCTCCCATGCAGCCCTCGTGGTCGCCTGGGACATGAACAACGCCCCCACCGGACTCAATCCCCCGGAGAGCTGGGATCAGGATGATCATGTGATCTCATCCACGCTCGACACCCATGGTGCGGTGTACCAGTTCAACACCACGCCGGGTTTCTATGCGGGCTTCGGTCCCTCGCTCAACATGTCGAACTACATCGGCTTCACGGTGAAGACCACGCCGGGCTACCAGATGAACCTGACGGACCTCGCCTACATCGTGAGTGCGGACGATGCCTCGGCGGGCAGCCACCAGTGGGGCTACCGCATCGACAATGGCAGTGGCTTTGGAGCGTGGACGCTTTCGCCCGTGCTGACGAACGCGACGGCGATCAAGACGTGGGATTTCTCGGACTTCAGCACTACGGGAACCGTTGAGTTCGGCTTCTTCGCCACCGCCCTCGCAACCACCAACGTGGTGAAGCCCGCTGCGGGAGCTCCCAATCGCAATGACCTCCAGTTGAACGGACTCGTGGTCACCGCCGTGCCGGAACCTTCGTCCGTGCTGTTGCTGTCGCTGGGGGCCTTGGGTGCTTTCCGCCGCCGCCGTTGA
- the dapA gene encoding 4-hydroxy-tetrahydrodipicolinate synthase: protein MRFSGTYTALITPFRDGKVDVPAFQALIERQIAGKVTGIVPVGTTGESPTLDTHEHIEVIRLAVEFAAGRCEVVAGTGANATHEAIELTQAAEKAGATGTLQVCPYYNKPSQEGLYQHFKKIATETSLPVMLYSVPGRSGIEIGVETTARLAADCPNIVAIKEAGGSVERVNQLVAALPKDFAILSGDDPLTLPFMVCGAVGLVSVASNIIPETMSNLVNLCLAGDFTAAAALHKQTYPLLKGLMSLDVNPVPIKSAAVLLGHCLEEFRLPLVPLTAANKDALTALLRSNGLLG, encoded by the coding sequence ATGCGTTTTTCCGGCACCTACACCGCCCTCATCACCCCCTTCCGCGACGGCAAGGTCGACGTTCCCGCCTTCCAAGCCCTCATCGAACGGCAGATCGCCGGAAAGGTCACCGGCATCGTCCCGGTCGGCACCACCGGTGAATCCCCCACTCTCGACACCCACGAACACATCGAGGTGATCCGCCTCGCCGTGGAGTTCGCCGCCGGTCGCTGCGAAGTGGTCGCCGGCACGGGCGCGAATGCCACCCATGAGGCCATCGAACTCACGCAGGCTGCCGAGAAGGCCGGTGCCACCGGCACCCTCCAAGTCTGCCCCTACTACAACAAGCCCTCCCAGGAAGGCCTCTACCAGCATTTCAAGAAGATCGCCACGGAGACCTCCCTGCCGGTGATGCTCTACAGCGTGCCGGGCCGCTCCGGCATCGAGATCGGCGTGGAAACCACCGCCCGCCTCGCCGCGGATTGCCCGAACATCGTCGCCATCAAGGAAGCCGGTGGTTCGGTGGAGCGTGTGAACCAGCTCGTGGCCGCGCTTCCGAAGGACTTCGCCATCCTTTCCGGTGACGATCCGCTCACGCTGCCCTTCATGGTCTGCGGTGCCGTCGGTCTCGTCTCCGTGGCCAGCAACATCATCCCGGAAACCATGAGCAATCTGGTGAACCTCTGCCTCGCCGGAGATTTCACTGCCGCCGCCGCGCTCCACAAGCAGACCTACCCGCTGCTCAAGGGCCTCATGTCGCTGGACGTCAATCCGGTGCCGATCAAGTCCGCCGCCGTGCTGCTCGGCCATTGCCTGGAGGAATTCCGCCTGCCGCTGGTCCCGCTCACCGCCGCCAACAAGGACGCTCTCACCGCGCTCCTCCGCAGCAACGGCCTGCTGGGCTGA
- the dapB gene encoding 4-hydroxy-tetrahydrodipicolinate reductase, translated as MINLLVTGKSGRMGQAVLQAAEANPAVTVTATHDAGEDLIKALTGVDCVIDFTMHKFTRELVEAALKNGTRLVIGTTGHTDEEREMVKEAAKTLPIVFAANYSVGVNTLFWLTSRAAQILTQDRFDIEVVEMHHRHKIDAPSGTARRLLEILNEETGTSYQTDIAHGRVGNVGPRKPREIGMHTLRGGDVVGDHTVVFAADGERVELTHKASSRLTFAAGAVRAAAWLADKPAGLYDMQDVLGLK; from the coding sequence ATGATCAACCTTCTCGTCACCGGCAAGTCCGGCCGCATGGGTCAGGCCGTCCTCCAAGCCGCCGAAGCCAATCCCGCCGTCACCGTCACCGCCACCCACGATGCGGGCGAGGACCTCATCAAGGCCCTCACCGGAGTGGACTGCGTGATCGACTTCACCATGCACAAGTTCACCCGCGAACTGGTGGAGGCCGCGCTCAAGAACGGCACGCGTCTCGTGATCGGCACCACAGGCCACACCGATGAGGAACGCGAGATGGTGAAGGAAGCCGCGAAGACCCTGCCCATCGTGTTCGCCGCGAACTACTCCGTGGGGGTGAACACCTTGTTCTGGCTCACCAGCCGCGCCGCCCAAATCCTCACACAAGACCGTTTCGACATCGAGGTGGTGGAAATGCACCACCGCCACAAGATCGACGCGCCCTCCGGCACCGCCCGCCGGTTGCTGGAAATCCTCAATGAGGAAACCGGCACCTCCTACCAGACGGACATCGCCCATGGCCGAGTCGGCAACGTCGGTCCGCGCAAGCCGCGCGAGATCGGCATGCACACCCTGCGCGGTGGCGATGTGGTGGGCGACCACACCGTCGTCTTCGCCGCGGATGGCGAACGCGTGGAATTGACCCACAAGGCCAGCTCCCGCCTCACCTTCGCCGCCGGTGCCGTGCGCGCCGCCGCCTGGCTCGCCGACAAGCCCGCCGGACTGTATGATATGCAGGACGTGCTGGGGCTGAAGTGA
- the folK gene encoding 2-amino-4-hydroxy-6-hydroxymethyldihydropteridine diphosphokinase has protein sequence MKPSVSQRVGIALGSNLGRKLAHLQIARDLLKNIAVPGALFRQAPIYQTEPVHCPDGSPDFFNTVVEFAFTGTPFDLLGHTQAIEFKLGREATPERNAPRIIDVDILYFGSEEIDAGLLVLPHPRLTSRRFVLQPLADIRPELVLPGDQVTIAEHLQHLDSAEAPLALVQAHW, from the coding sequence TTGAAGCCCTCCGTTTCCCAAAGAGTCGGCATCGCCCTCGGATCGAATCTGGGGCGTAAGCTGGCGCACCTCCAGATCGCCCGCGATCTGCTGAAAAACATCGCCGTGCCCGGTGCTCTCTTCCGCCAGGCGCCGATCTATCAGACGGAGCCGGTGCATTGCCCGGATGGCTCTCCGGATTTCTTCAACACGGTGGTGGAGTTCGCATTCACGGGGACCCCCTTCGACCTGCTCGGGCACACCCAGGCCATCGAGTTCAAGCTGGGACGCGAGGCCACGCCGGAGCGCAACGCGCCGCGGATCATTGATGTGGACATCCTCTACTTCGGTAGCGAGGAAATCGACGCCGGACTGCTGGTGCTGCCACACCCGCGCCTCACCTCCCGCCGCTTTGTGCTGCAACCGCTGGCGGACATCCGTCCGGAACTGGTGCTGCCGGGCGATCAGGTCACCATCGCCGAGCACCTCCAGCACCTCGACTCTGCCGAAGCCCCGCTCGCCCTGGTGCAGGCGCATTGGTAA
- the panB gene encoding 3-methyl-2-oxobutanoate hydroxymethyltransferase, giving the protein MTGSEKSAAITARKGTQRIAAITAYDYPTARLLDEGGADVLLVGDSVGMVVLGFPDTTHVTLDHMLHHIAAVARAKPAALIVGDLPIHTYDTPEQAVATARKLVAAGAEAVKLEGGVSHREIIRAIVADGIPFCGHLGMLPQSVLEEGGYKKKGKTPAQREALLADAHAVTDAGAFAVVLESVVPAVAAEVTAAIPIPTIGIGCGETTCDGEVTVVSDLVGSYPWFVPPFARVEADVAGEIRKAVKAYVERVRPSSSDH; this is encoded by the coding sequence ATGACCGGTTCCGAAAAGTCCGCCGCGATCACCGCCCGCAAGGGCACGCAGCGCATCGCCGCGATCACCGCCTACGACTATCCCACCGCGCGCCTGCTGGATGAAGGCGGTGCCGATGTCCTGCTGGTGGGAGACTCCGTGGGCATGGTGGTGCTCGGCTTTCCGGACACCACCCATGTGACGCTGGATCACATGCTCCATCACATCGCCGCCGTGGCCCGGGCGAAACCCGCCGCACTGATTGTGGGCGATCTGCCGATCCACACCTACGACACCCCGGAACAAGCCGTTGCCACCGCCCGCAAACTGGTCGCCGCCGGAGCCGAGGCGGTGAAACTGGAGGGCGGCGTCTCACACCGGGAAATCATCCGCGCCATCGTGGCGGACGGCATCCCCTTCTGCGGTCACCTCGGCATGCTGCCCCAAAGCGTGCTGGAGGAAGGCGGCTACAAGAAAAAGGGCAAGACCCCCGCCCAGCGCGAAGCCCTGCTGGCGGATGCGCATGCCGTGACCGATGCCGGTGCCTTCGCCGTCGTCTTGGAGTCCGTGGTTCCCGCCGTGGCCGCGGAAGTCACCGCCGCCATTCCCATCCCCACCATCGGCATCGGCTGTGGGGAAACCACCTGCGATGGAGAGGTCACGGTGGTCAGCGATCTTGTCGGCTCCTATCCGTGGTTCGTGCCGCCATTCGCCCGCGTGGAGGCCGATGTGGCTGGTGAAATCCGCAAGGCTGTGAAAGCCTACGTGGAACGGGTCCGTCCGTCTTCCTCTGATCACTGA
- a CDS encoding peptide chain release factor family protein — MISPEKQAALDARLATIGVEEDDLVEKFILGSGSGGQKINKTSSCVYLKHGPTGIEIKCQAHRSREMNRFLARQELCERLENIRREKAAELRDQIEKYRRQNRQRSRGSKRRSVADKRKLSQKKNLRRSPGRDD, encoded by the coding sequence ATGATCTCTCCCGAAAAACAAGCCGCCCTCGATGCCCGGCTCGCCACGATCGGCGTGGAGGAAGACGACCTCGTGGAAAAGTTCATTCTCGGATCCGGTTCCGGTGGACAGAAGATCAACAAGACCTCGTCCTGCGTTTACCTGAAGCACGGCCCTACCGGCATCGAGATCAAGTGCCAGGCCCATCGTTCGCGGGAAATGAACCGCTTCCTCGCCCGCCAGGAATTGTGCGAGCGCTTGGAAAACATCCGCCGGGAGAAAGCCGCCGAGCTCCGCGACCAAATCGAGAAATACCGCCGCCAGAACCGCCAGCGCTCGCGCGGCTCCAAGCGCCGCTCGGTCGCGGACAAGCGCAAGCTCTCGCAGAAGAAGAACCTCCGCCGCTCTCCCGGCCGGGACGATTGA